A genome region from Macaca nemestrina isolate mMacNem1 chromosome 15, mMacNem.hap1, whole genome shotgun sequence includes the following:
- the BLCA gene encoding apoptosis inducing factor BLCAP — protein sequence MYCLQWLLPVLLIPKPLNPALWFSHSMFMGFYLLSFLLERKPCTICALVFLAALFLICYSCWGNCFLYHCSDSPLPESAHDPGVVGT from the coding sequence ATGTATTGCCTCCAGTGGCTGCTGCCCGTCCTCCTCATCCCCAAGCCCCTCAACCCCGCCCTGTGGTTCAGCCACTCCATGTTCATGGGCTTCTACCTGCTCAGCTTCCTCCTGGAACGGAAGCCTTGCACAATTTGTGCCTTGGTTTTCCTGGCAGCCCTTTTCCTTATCTGCTATAGCTGCTGGGGAAACTGTTTCCTGTACCACTGCTCCGATTCACCGCTTCCAGAATCGGCGCATGATCCCGGCGTTGTGGGCACCTAA